The Hordeum vulgare subsp. vulgare chromosome 7H, MorexV3_pseudomolecules_assembly, whole genome shotgun sequence DNA window TCTTCCATGTGAGTGACAAAATTTTAGAGCATGGTTAGTAAACCATTTTGAACTAGCTGGAGAATATGTGTACATAATTCCAATTCTAAATCCAAAAAGAGCATAGCAATCAGCCTTCATCCTCTACCTGAATACAAATTAGCAAAGCCCCCAGCAGTTAGCCTTTTGTCCACTAATATCATGCGTTCACTTCAAGGAGTATTTACCTTCCCTGCAACGTGATGCTAACCAAAGAATCTTTTGAACATTGTAGCCTCAAGTTCTCAAGGGGTGACTCAATTTAAGCTGGGCCCAAGATACTCAACTACTGCTGCCCCTTTGATCAACAGTACACCATCACTCTGATCAGCATGTCAGATAACAGTAAACTGTACCTACTTCGATGTAGCCGGCAATGTTTGTGGCAACTCAACAAGCATGTGTACAGGCATAAAATACATCTGTAGGGAAATTATGCAGATGACAATGCCCAAGAAAAGCTGCAAAACAGAGGTAATAATCATGTATTAGCATGAATAAATAACCAAAGGATATTTCATCTCCAAAAGTGTAACTATAAAATTGACGAGAAACAAAAGGACCAAAACATAAAAAGAATCTTCCTACCTGAACTGTAGCTCTCACATTGAAAAGATATACAGACAAAACCATTGTTAAAAGCATGGCCATTGAAGTTGAGTACACCTGTTGAAACAGAAGTTCATGAAACAATCTTTCAATTGCAAGTGCATAAAACTATAATGATAAAACAAAAAAAGCATAGTCATCATATTATCAAAGTCAGATGAGAAATTATGGGTTGTtaactttctttcttttttcttcggCAGAGGTGCAAAGGAATCTACAGAGTTGTTGAAAGGAGAACGGGTGGTCAACTCAACCGGTTTTCTCTGACAAATAGCAATGCGGCTAATTGGCATGCAAACCAGATCTAGTCACTTTGCAGGCATTAGAGAAGGAACTGAATTTTAATATTTTTGCTGACATGCATAGTCTAGATGATCTAACCTTCACAATGTTGTCTGAATACTTCATCAGCCATGAGACTAGCAGACCGGTAGACCCTAAGTTGAACACAACTATCCATGTTGTGATGGAATAGCCATTAAAAAGGCGCTGCCACCATGGACCCATCTCAAACCCAGCCTTGAAGTCACCATAGACAAGCCAACCCATGTTGAAGATAACTCCAAACCTGACAGCACATAAGAtgaatataaaaataatgttcatgGGATATGCAGGCAGCTGTGCACAAAGGATGGTTAAATGGGTGTTAGGGCTGTGTAATTCTAGACAATAGACCAGTGTCTAGATATAGATACCTACGTATATAATTGTACATTTTGCCAGTACAGACTATCACTATTCTTCTTCATCAAGTACTCAGTGTAGACTCCAGCTAGTGcagaaagacaagcagaaagtatccCAAGCATGTAACCCTGGAATGGTGCTGAGAAAACCGAATCACATGGTGCATCTCCACATCCTTTGACCTGTAAGGGGCAGAATAGTTACTTACAACACAGTCTAAATTCATACGCAGGGGCAATAAAAAGTGCAAGACGAATAAGTTACTCCCTGCAATCCATATTAATTGTCGTTGATTTAGTACAGTATGATTTTATTTTGTCTTTTGACTAGAAAAAACCATGAGAAAAGATATTGCAATAGGTACGCCTTTCCAACTTTAATTGTAGCTAATATGTAATGTAATGGAAAAATAATGGAGATCTTATGGGGGGCAATGGGCAAATAATAATCGGAATTGGTGCCAGCTTCGACCCTTGCTGCCAGTAACAACATGAGGCAACCAGAATTCTAGTCTAATGGGCTAAAGATCACATGTTTTAGTTAACAACTAAACAAGTGACTCATTTTACGCCTATAGAGACCTTTTAACACACGCTGCTAGTTCTGTACCTGAAATATGGTAACACGTAACAACCACTTTGTGAAAAGCATGGATACGATAACATGTTATAGACTTAATGTTTAAGTATTGGCCATCAAAACAGTATTAAGTGCTAACATGCCAATGCCTTGTGATAACAAACTACTAGATCAAAGTGTTGCCGAAGTAAGCATGTTGTACCATATATTAGGAGCAATATAATAGAACAGGGCAATTTCGCAATATTAATAAACCTGGCTTGTAGTAGTTCCCACAGCCAGTAAAATAATTGCCATCCATTGTAGATTTGATAATTTCCTCTTTAAGACAAGCCTGGCACAATTAGCAGAGACCAACAGCATTAGTCAATCAAGGGGAGGAAGAATCAAGTGCCATTTGCATTGACTACTTAGGTGGAATATTACGACTACTAATAGTATGAGCGTGTATACACCGCATCTCACGTTTAGGTGCACTACCATGCATCCACTTCAGAACAAGATGAAATGTCATGGAAAATTCCGGAAAGACAAAAAGTGGCACAAGACAATCTATCATGTCATAAAATTTTAAATCAGGATTTGACCTATTCATGGAGAAACAGAAAAAATGAATACAGATCTTACTGGAAAAGAAATCCAAAATAAACAATGGAAAAAGATAAAGCTACTATACactgaaattccaatttcctggTACATGTGTTTTGTGTTCAAACATGCAGAATGCTTGATTGCATAAAGACCTCTGTAGAGTGTGCACAGGCGTGCATCTAAGGGTGGGATGCACCAGAAACTTTCTCATAATATAGCAACTTACTACAGGTAATGAAACAATTTGAACCCAATAATTTAGTCTCTGAGAAACAAAGAATAAGACTATTGATATATACATTGCAATAAACTCTGAAACCACAACAATGCATGCGCTGATTAGGTGAAAAAATTGACTTCGTGATGCAAGCCATTAAAAAGACATAAGCATTTTAGATTGTACAGTGTAGCAACAGGGAACAATATATTGCAAAAAGAACAAATATTGAAATAGCTTGCAGGAAGATTGGAGGGAGTGTCCATTATTTGTCAAGATTTCCATATTAGACAGATCTTAAAAGGTAAAACATTGAGGTGAAATAAAATCACAAGATATATAATGGTCACAATTGAAATTCTGAGTAAGCTAACTGCTTCGTTCTGGAACAAAACCAGAATAGGTTTTCCCGAAATTCCATTCAGTTGATTTCAATCAATTTCACTATTTTAGAGTGCATCAAATCTGAGTTTTTTTAACAGGGAGCAAAGTCTGACATGGACCACATACAAGACTgaatgcaggcagtacatggaaaTTAAAAACCTATTATATCCACTGTTCCAAATATCGGTCAGTTAACTGCTATTCAGACCCCTCCCGATACGAGAACGTGCTATTCGAGCCATTAACTGGTAGGTCCAGTTAATTTGTCTGACAAGACGATTTATCAGCTGTCAGGCCGAATTATCGGCTGGGCCAATTAACTGCTAGGCTATTTTTAGCCCAAAACTAGCCCTCTCCCTCCCTACTTTTCAATGTGCAGGTTTATGGCTTCCAGATCGGCTGCCACATCATCAGAACATCAAGacaacaattttccttgttgctaTGTAACCTAGGATTGCATATTCAGACACTTAATACATTGCTGTTTCTATATAGCCTAGGATATATAGATATGGACCTAGTTAACCGCCCGATAAATGGTTACCGATAAATTCAGTTAAATGGCCGATTTGCCAATTAATCCCTACTCAGCACCCGACCAATAGTTACCGATATCCTGAACATTGATTATATCATGCTAATAGTATTAGGAAGCATAAAATACAGGCAATGTTATGAAGAGGCACATGGCACACCTGAACAAAATTCCAGTTGTAACAATTTTCAGGTTCCCCAATATCTGATAGGTCGATGGATCAACATAGGTCAAGGTCGCAAACTGAACATTGTTGTGGATGAGGTATATGACTGAAGGAACAAGATATAGTCGCACACTTTTCCACTCCTTTGTCATCCTTGGTGGTGATGAAGACTGGCATTCTTTCCAAAGAAAGAAGCTCGAGACTGACAACTGCGTTGAGAATGGAGTAATGTCAGAACTGACACAGATGAATCATTGTCTTCTGCATATCTGAACCACTTACGATAAAGAGTTATAGAGTTCCAAATTCATAGTCTGCTGGCCTAGACTACATATTTGCACCACTTAAGATAAACAGATGAAAAGGTCCCAAATTTACTGCCTCGCACTCTACATATTTGCGCCGCTGGTTACAGCAGATATATTGGTCCAAAAAAAAATTATGGACAATAGCACAAGATTCCAGAGAATTACAATATAAGTACCTTGAAGAATTCTGCAAGAAATGGAATGGTCGCATAGTCATACTTATACTTGCCATTGCTCTGAGAGAGTGTAGTCCATATACCCTGCACATATGCAATACAATTAGAAACACTCGTAAGAAGACACTACAGTTGACAAATGAAGTCAAACAACAACTCATGTGCAACATTCCTAAGCTTATTTAACTGTTGTTGGTCAACCGTCATTGGGTCCCTGACTACACAGTGGCCATGACCAACACACTAGGGGATCAATATTTTCTCAACAACCCATAGCCAGGGCATGTTCAAATGAACTAAAACCGATCACCTCTCGGCGTGTTACAAATGTACAGGTTCAGTACATCTCGAGACTAGTGGATAAAAACTGAGAAATGGAGCGCATCTTGCTGGCGTTCCGACCACTCCACGAGTCCGGGCTGCCATTATTCTGAACCGCAGCTGCTCACGAGCAGAGAACCACAACTGCATTCGGGCGCAGCACCGCTAGatcgaagccgccgccgccgcctcctctagTCCTCTACCGCGCAGAGGGCATATCACCGAAAACAGGAAACCGCACACCAATCGAATTCCGTAATCAATTCCCGTTCCGGTATAGATCTGCCCCGATGTAGTGTGATAAAACCGACAaaaacgaggggggggggggggggggggggaggaggatgcgGATGCGGGGAGGATTTAGGGGCGTTGCCTGCGAGCTGGTGAGGACGGTGAGGAGCGCCGCCACGAAGTACCACTGCATCGTCTCCCCCTGCCCCTGTTCGCCTTCCGCCGCGCCGCTTCTCTTTCCTTCTCTCTTCTCGTGGTTTTGGTGCTGGAGAACGGAGCAGGAGGCAGGAGCGCACCGCTGGAGGTGGCGTTGGCCTGGTGGGCGAGCACTTCGAGCTTTTCACAACTTTACTTTGCATTTTCACCCCCGGGTATGTTTTCTTCGTATAGTTTTTATGGAAAAAACCCTGGTGACATATTATTGAGAACAGGTGCGCTTAAACCGGGCCCACATAACATTAGAAGAATGGTTTCCATTACTTTAAAAAATGGGTCTCATATCAAACAATCACCATTGCATTATAAATAAAGAAAAGTGATTGAGAATTTTCTTGCTCCTAGAAATATCATAACTATCTTCTGGACACTAAAGTGATTGAGAATTTTCATGTGCTACAGTGCTCATACTCATAATTGAAAAGTTACTAAAGGAGATGGGCAGTTAGTGCAAAGCCAATACCCCGCTTTTTGTACCATGCATACATAGCCATGGGAAACCTGGCCCGGCCCGAAATTCTCGGGTCGGGCCGAGCCTAGGCTTGCCCGTGAGCCGGACCTAGGCCTCAAAATCAACCTTGGAGGTGGGGCCGGGCCGGGCTCGGGTTTGTGAAAACCAGATTTTACGCCTATGTCGGGTCGGGCTTGCTGGATCAGGTCGGGCTTGGGCCGAGAAATTAGGCCCGATGGTCGGGTCGGGCCTGGGCTTGAGTTTTGTATCGTGGGCTTTTTTAGGTCCGGCCCGAGTTTTGGCCAGGTATAGTACCATGTATACAACACCTTTGTGCCATGTAGCAATCACTCTAACAATGTCTTCTTTGTTGTAAACAGAATGTGGCATCCATGGCATCATTAATCTTAAAATGATGTATGAACTTTGCAAATTGAGTTACTTGATTTATGTATTATGATGTGTATAAGACAAAGTGTTTCAGCGGCAACGTGTGGGGTCGCATACAACTTTATACGAACGTTGGAGGAAAAGAAAATATCAACATGGCTAAAATGTCAAcatattttttatgttgtattTGTATATTAATTAATGAGTTTATTTCTTTAAGATCTTAGGTTATGATTGCGCTTGCCCATTTAACATGTCAATTGACACTAGGAGGGTTTTAAATGTCGATAAATACTAGGAGCATTACAAATTTACAACTCCAAGAAATTCTAAGTTAGTGGGAAGGGAGAGGCTACTAGTTAAAAGGGAAGGATTTGATTGTCGTTTAAATATTTAACCGCAGCTTTATATGACATTGCTTTGGATGGAAGGAAAATACAACTCATGCTCATCAGCCACCCAACACATGCCGAGACCACCTCTACATCCATCATGGAATATATTTCAAGTTGGGTTCAAAGATATACGGTTTTGTTTTAACTtaaaatatgatgatgaattattGGTGAGCATTAAATTTTGCATGAACTAGCATTGTGTTTTGCCCATATAATTCTAACTAAAATTACATACACATCAATTATGTCTCCccttgcaacgcacggacatttGTGCTAGTAACATTAGAAGAATGATTTCCATTACTGTGAAAAATGGGTTTGATATCAAACAATCACCATTGCATTATAAAGAAGGAAATAAACTGACAAAGAAAATAAGATGTGGGATGGTGGTGAATAGAGAGAAAGATCGTTCCGGTTTTATTGCTCCTTGAAATATCATAACTATCTTTCAAATACTAAAGTGATTGAGAACTTTCATATGCTACGATGCTCATACTCGTAATTGAAAAGTTACGAAAGGAGACCCATCATTTTCTGTAATAAAAATAATAGAACTCTAGGCAATTTTCTAGAATCAAGGTGGTATAAAAATAAGATTATGGATATAGCTCAATCGTTTTTTAAAGACAAATATAACTCAACCTTGCAAAGCGAGTTGTCGTCAAAGAGAGTGCGATACATGTTTCTCCACGCATAGTGCTCACCGCATAAACACCATGCGAAAGCTCCAAGCATTGTTGTCGTCAATTAGAAgttcccctccccccccccccccgcccaccCCCACCGCCGCAATCAAATTTAGTGGTGAGCCGATACGAGAACGAGCTCGCCGGAGCATCCAAAGTGGTCAGGAGGAAACAATGTTCCTCGCCACAACAGATGGTGGAGAAGAGGACACTATCAGCCATTCAAAGGATCCACCAAGGAAGGCAAACACCTCCAAACCAAGACCAAGGCAACCCTTGGTGTTTGCATGAAGTAGTTGCTCCAAAGAGTCATGCAGATGGGTTATAGTGTCGGCTTCAAGGAAGATGTGCACGAGTGGGCAACTTGGTCTTCACAACGTATGGTCGATGGTTGGAGGGAATAACTAGTTGTGTATGGCCGATATAAACAAAGGACTATGATCCAACGACGAGATGTCAACCATGGCTTGCAATCAGAGAATATCCCTGGTCCATAATCTGCAAACTAAACCACACAACAACGCTGAAGTCGTGGAGCATATATTGGGTGCAGTGAGGGACCGATTCAAGTGGGAACAAGCGGGGCGAGACCCCCCCTGTGTCGCCCCCTTAATACGGGTAGTTGTTTGCTAAATTTTTCTGTTATACAATTGAtcgtggattccccccccccctcttccctGTGTCGAAGTTTGTTAAGGCGAAGCCAACCAGGTATTATAGGCAAAAGCCCAATACAATGAGTAGCATTGCAACCTCACACACAAGATAACGGGGCCAACTAGTAGCAGGCTAGCAACGATCTAGTCGTTctctcaaaaataaaaaaatgacatGTGTAGAGATAAAGGAGGCACATACACACatattcctatggcgcctacaccagttgaagaggaagctaatgatggtgatcatgaagcttcaggttaagttactaccaaacctcgtgggtcgacaaggacacgtactgctccagaatggtacgataatcctgtcttggaggtcatgttgttggacaaccataaacctacgagctatggagaagtgatggtgagcccggattctgacaaatggctggaggccatgaaatccgagataggatccatgtatgaaaacaaagtgtggacttgggaaaaactacttgatgatcataaggctattaagtacaaatagatctttaaaaggaagacagtcgatgatggtaaatgtcaccatttggatagctcgacttgtcgcaaagaggttttcgacaagttcaaggagttgactacgatgagactttctcactcatagcaatgctaaagtccgttggaattatgttaggagttgctGCATCTTTCAATTATGACATCTAGcagatggacgtcaaaacattTTTTCCTTAACAGGttctttgaggaaaggttgtatgtgatacaaccagaaggttttgttgatcctaaggatgctaaaaggcatgcgagctctagtgatccatttatgtactggtgcaagcatctcggagttggaataagcactttgatgagtgatacgtctccaacgtatctataatttttgatggttccatgctattaatcttgtcaactttggatgttttgtatgcatgaatatgtgactggcactctctggcaatagctagacgaatgctgattctgtgacaacaaaccttcccttgcaacggcaccagaagaatgctactagcactccccagcaatgaaactacaagaatgttgttgatggcccaccagcgcgtgggttcgcagcagttttcgagggtagagtattcaacccaaatttgttggtacgccggacaggaggtgagagaatactctcgagtattagcagttgaatgcgtcagattcaaccacacctgaaagattagtatctgcaagcaaagtagtaacaacaaagtagtatgataacaacggtgtcagaaatgatctgttgacgacagactattcctaacgattgtatcaatggcgccaagttgcctcgttgacggaaattgtcagttcccgtcaacgaccagcgaaccaaaattgtagcaggtagcagcagtgtaacgagtaataacagtggcaaggaacaacaatagtgacagcagtagcgagtagcaacagtagcaagcgacagtagtagaaatagtagcaggagagcaagacaagtaacagcagcagagcaagacaaataacagtagcaacaacagtagtaacagcagcagcaacagtagtaacagcagagcaagacaagtaacagcagcagtaggacaaactcgtaggcaatgggtcggtgatttgtttggatgatattcatcatgcaatagctataacacggagagaatatgtggctagctcccgttcgtcaatgtgatgtaggcatgcattccgtgtgtcgtcatacgtgcttagggaaaagaacttgcatgacatctattgtccatccctcccgtggcagcggggtccaaaaggaaactacgggatattaaggttctccttttaataaagaaccggaccaacacattagtacttggtgaacacatgaactcctcaaactatggtcatcatcgggagtggttccggttattgtcactccggggttgccggatcataacacatagtaggtaactacaacttgcaagatcggatctaaaacacacatatattggtgacaacataataatttcagatctgaaatcatggcactcgggccatagtgacaagcattaagcatgggaaagtagtagcaacatcaatctcagaacatagtggatactagggatcaatccccatcgaaactaactcgattacatgatagatctcatcctactcatcaccgcccagcgagcctaagaatagattactcacgaacgacaaagagcttcatggaattggagagggaagaaggttgatgatgacgatggcgacgatttcccctctctggagcccaagacggactccagatctgccctccaggtgaagaacaggttgcggcggcgcctccgtatcgcaaacgtgacgaaatcttctctttttattttttctgggacgaaagtgaacttatagacctgaggttgggggcggcagagccgtgtgggcttcacaagcttgcccaccgccaccagggggtggcggaggcagggcttgtggcccactggcccaccccctcaggtggaacttggcgcaggtatttttcatatttcccaaaaatgctccccgtaaattttcaggacgtttggagaactttgatttctgcacaaaaataacaccaaggcaattctgctgaaaacagcgtcagtctaggttagttccattcaaatcatgcaaattagagtccaaaacaagggcaaaagagtttggaaaagtagatacgatggagacgtatcaatatgctattttatatcttttttgggactaacctattaactcagtgccaagtgccagtttctgttttttccgtgtttttgacccttttcaaaggagaatattaaacggagtccaaacgaaataaaaactttggaaagattt harbors:
- the LOC123408970 gene encoding CMP-sialic acid transporter 1 — encoded protein: MQWYFVAALLTVLTSSQGIWTTLSQSNGKYKYDYATIPFLAEFFKLSVSSFFLWKECQSSSPPRMTKEWKSVRLYLVPSVIYLIHNNVQFATLTYVDPSTYQILGNLKIVTTGILFRLVLKRKLSNLQWMAIILLAVGTTTSQVKGCGDAPCDSVFSAPFQGYMLGILSACLSALAGVYTEYLMKKNSDSLYWQNVQLYTFGVIFNMGWLVYGDFKAGFEMGPWWQRLFNGYSITTWIVVFNLGSTGLLVSWLMKYSDNIVKVYSTSMAMLLTMVLSVYLFNVRATVQLFLGIVICIISLQMYFMPVHMLVELPQTLPATSK